Proteins co-encoded in one Planctomycetaceae bacterium genomic window:
- a CDS encoding DUF4159 domain-containing protein, whose protein sequence is MKRPLTAVIVAALIVVLTSAAIAQYGRRGYYRRGPEFGPDGRPDRRGVPDWKVDENFKDDVFTFVRIKYNSYGRWGKWATDYPDADLNFSYRLQQLTSMHVNPDGLIIELTDPRLFDFPFVYLIEPGDLSFSEPEIEALRSYLLNGGFLMVDDFWGEAEWRNFYFELRRVFPDREPVELPLSHPVFHCVYDLKERPQIPAIGWARPGPNGEIITWESRYENDTREVHYKGLFDDNGRMMAMICHNTDLGDGWEREGEDPWYFKEFSEKKAYPLGINIVFYAMTH, encoded by the coding sequence ATGAAACGTCCACTCACTGCCGTCATCGTCGCAGCGTTGATTGTCGTGCTGACGTCCGCCGCGATCGCTCAGTACGGACGCCGCGGCTACTACCGGCGCGGTCCGGAATTCGGTCCCGACGGGCGCCCCGACCGACGCGGAGTTCCGGACTGGAAGGTCGATGAGAACTTCAAGGACGATGTCTTCACGTTCGTCCGGATCAAATACAACTCCTACGGTCGCTGGGGGAAATGGGCAACGGACTATCCCGACGCCGACCTGAATTTTTCCTACCGGCTGCAGCAACTGACGTCGATGCATGTCAACCCGGATGGCCTGATCATTGAACTCACGGATCCCAGGCTGTTCGATTTTCCGTTCGTTTATCTGATCGAACCCGGCGATTTGAGCTTTTCTGAGCCGGAAATCGAAGCTCTGCGATCCTATCTGCTGAACGGCGGGTTTCTGATGGTGGACGACTTCTGGGGCGAAGCGGAGTGGAGGAACTTTTATTTCGAACTCCGCCGCGTCTTTCCGGATCGGGAGCCGGTTGAACTTCCGCTAAGTCACCCGGTTTTCCACTGTGTGTATGATCTGAAGGAGCGTCCGCAGATTCCGGCGATCGGCTGGGCTCGGCCCGGCCCAAACGGCGAAATCATCACCTGGGAATCCAGGTACGAAAACGATACTCGCGAAGTCCACTATAAGGGTCTGTTCGACGACAACGGCCGCATGATGGCCATGATCTGTCATAACACGGATCTCGGCGACGGCTGGGAGCGAGAAGG
- a CDS encoding pitrilysin family protein, producing the protein MKFHQHKFANGLQVIAELTPAVHSVAAGFFVRTGSRDETAAVSGVSHFLEHMAFKGNDRFTADDVNRVFDEVGAKYNASTGEEVTTYYAAVLPEYLETTMELLAALMTPSLRQDDFDMEKNVILEEIGMYDDQPSFTAYDNVMSTHFAGHPLGQSILGTNESITALTSEQMRDYHRSHYHAGNMTLAIAGNTDFDTLLRIVEKHCAGIPLGRASRDLPPVHPQPRTHLVTRESSVQEHVMQMGPAPDSRDNLRFAAELLAVVVGDDSGSRLFWDIVDPGFAEAAELGYNEYDGAGTWMSYLSCQPEQVEANLARMKAVFGAVNDHGITAEELEQARNKVASRVVLRGERPMGRLSSLGGNWVYRGEYRSVADDLHTVRAVSLDDLQRLLQQYPIQMTTTVGVGPLQRLAAP; encoded by the coding sequence ATGAAGTTCCATCAGCACAAATTTGCCAACGGCCTGCAGGTCATCGCGGAACTGACGCCGGCCGTTCACAGCGTCGCGGCGGGCTTTTTCGTCCGGACCGGTTCGCGAGACGAGACGGCCGCGGTATCCGGTGTCAGCCATTTTCTGGAACACATGGCGTTCAAGGGAAACGACCGCTTCACGGCCGATGATGTGAACCGCGTCTTTGACGAAGTGGGTGCGAAGTACAACGCGTCGACCGGCGAAGAAGTCACAACCTACTACGCCGCGGTGCTGCCGGAGTATCTGGAAACCACAATGGAGCTGCTGGCCGCGCTGATGACTCCTTCACTCCGCCAGGATGACTTCGATATGGAGAAGAACGTTATTCTGGAAGAGATCGGAATGTACGACGACCAGCCTTCCTTCACGGCTTACGACAACGTGATGTCGACTCACTTTGCCGGTCATCCGCTGGGACAAAGCATTCTGGGGACGAACGAAAGCATCACCGCTCTGACATCCGAGCAGATGCGGGATTATCACCGCAGCCACTATCACGCCGGCAACATGACTCTGGCCATTGCCGGGAACACGGACTTCGACACACTTCTTCGGATCGTCGAGAAGCACTGCGCAGGTATTCCCCTAGGTCGGGCGTCGCGGGATCTGCCGCCGGTGCATCCGCAACCGAGAACTCATCTGGTCACTCGCGAAAGCAGCGTGCAGGAGCACGTGATGCAGATGGGCCCCGCTCCCGATTCACGGGACAATCTTCGTTTTGCCGCGGAGCTGCTGGCGGTTGTGGTCGGCGACGATTCCGGCAGCCGGCTGTTCTGGGATATCGTGGATCCCGGTTTCGCCGAGGCCGCGGAACTTGGCTACAACGAATATGACGGAGCCGGCACGTGGATGTCGTACCTCAGTTGTCAGCCGGAACAGGTGGAAGCCAACCTGGCTCGCATGAAGGCTGTGTTTGGTGCAGTCAACGATCATGGCATCACCGCGGAAGAACTTGAGCAGGCCCGCAACAAGGTGGCTTCGCGAGTCGTCTTGCGCGGCGAACGGCCGATGGGGCGGTTGTCATCGCTGGGCGGAAACTGGGTTTACCGCGGTGAGTATCGATCGGTCGCCGACGATCTGCACACCGTCCGGGCGGTATCGCTTGACGATCTGCAGCGGCTGTTGCAGCAATATCCGATTCAGATGACGACAACTGTCGGAGTCGGACCGCTGCAGCGACTCGCAGCCCCATAA
- a CDS encoding pitrilysin family protein — protein MTSDNIETFQLSNGLELVVQQMNDVQSAALTLMVPAGSVYDPPGKSGVAAILAEMFPRGAGELSARELSSAMDNFGLQRSVSSGTLHVTFSAATTADRILQAIPLIASMVRQPHLDELQFPPARELVVQGLQAEEDEPRQRLGRYLRKCAYPAPWSNASDGTLDDISNIALVDVQRHFDLLVRPNSAILGIAGNVNSVEVLTAVQAAFGDWERGVAASLTRGTIHESPYHIPHDSAQTHIGLAWPTVPYSHDRYFEGWAAVSVLSGGMSSRLFTEVREKRGLCYAVSASINTLKDEARVFAYAGTTNERAQETLDVTVAEIRRLHEGLSDDELRRCKARAKSTLIMQQESTMARSGALARDTFHLGRVMLLNEIHQRIDDLTTEQVRNFAIDYAPATMALVTIGPQPLDAACVQAPAAVA, from the coding sequence ATGACCAGCGACAATATCGAAACGTTCCAACTGTCGAACGGGCTGGAACTTGTCGTTCAGCAAATGAACGATGTGCAGTCGGCCGCTCTGACGCTGATGGTGCCCGCCGGCAGCGTGTATGACCCGCCGGGGAAATCGGGAGTCGCCGCGATTCTGGCGGAGATGTTTCCTCGCGGAGCCGGCGAATTGTCGGCCCGCGAATTGTCGTCGGCGATGGACAACTTCGGGCTGCAGCGCAGCGTGTCATCGGGGACGCTGCACGTCACGTTTTCCGCCGCGACGACGGCCGACCGCATTCTGCAGGCGATTCCTCTGATCGCTTCGATGGTCCGCCAGCCTCACCTTGACGAACTGCAGTTTCCGCCGGCGCGAGAACTGGTCGTTCAGGGTCTGCAGGCGGAAGAAGATGAGCCCCGGCAGCGGCTTGGCCGTTACCTGCGGAAGTGCGCGTATCCGGCGCCGTGGAGCAACGCATCGGACGGGACGCTGGACGATATCAGCAACATCGCGCTGGTCGACGTGCAGCGGCATTTTGATCTGCTGGTTCGCCCGAATTCCGCAATCCTTGGCATCGCGGGAAACGTGAATTCCGTGGAAGTGCTGACCGCCGTTCAGGCGGCGTTTGGTGACTGGGAACGCGGCGTCGCTGCCAGCCTGACTCGCGGCACGATCCATGAGTCGCCCTACCACATTCCGCACGATTCGGCTCAGACCCACATTGGACTGGCGTGGCCGACGGTTCCGTATTCTCACGACCGCTACTTCGAAGGCTGGGCGGCCGTCAGCGTGCTGAGCGGCGGCATGAGTTCGCGGTTATTCACGGAAGTTCGTGAGAAGCGAGGTCTGTGCTATGCCGTGTCCGCTTCGATCAACACGCTGAAGGACGAAGCGCGGGTGTTTGCCTACGCCGGCACCACAAATGAGCGTGCTCAGGAAACGCTGGACGTCACCGTCGCCGAAATCCGCCGCCTGCACGAGGGTCTGTCCGACGACGAACTGCGCCGCTGCAAGGCTCGCGCGAAGAGTACGCTGATTATGCAGCAGGAATCCACGATGGCTCGTTCCGGTGCCCTGGCGCGAGACACCTTCCATCTTGGCCGTGTCATGCTGCTGAACGAAATTCACCAGCGGATCGACGACCTGACGACTGAACAGGTTCGAAACTTTGCGATCGACTATGCACCGGCGACGATGGCCCTTGTCACGATCGGCCCGCAGCCGCTTGATGCCGCGTGCGTGCAGGCCCCGGCTGCCGTGGCGTGA
- a CDS encoding DUF3500 domain-containing protein — protein sequence MKRLPVVVSLVAAAITALANRTCADDAQPGLQMAQAAQRFLESLDYSQRLRAEYAYDDPERINWHFIPRDRKGIGMWDLEGAALESASDLVRSGLTAAGYEKTLQVRSLEEVLYLFEGGDEAERRLHRHPHKYFVTIFGKPGGSDVWGWRFEGHHLSLNYSVKEGRIVSSTPEFFGANPGLIDAGPGRALRVLGERENIARSILKAAPADQQSKIWLSKEAPGDIRGGGVPQPVIDEAKGVRYADMTPEQQQLLKELLAEYLKAMPAAVVKERMAAITQAGMDDIRFGWWGGSEVNEPHHYVVQGSTFIIEYNNTQNSANHVHAIWRNLGGDFNLPAGQ from the coding sequence ATGAAAAGACTTCCCGTCGTTGTCTCACTTGTTGCCGCAGCGATCACCGCTCTCGCGAACCGGACCTGCGCCGATGACGCTCAGCCCGGGCTGCAGATGGCCCAGGCGGCTCAGCGGTTTCTGGAATCGCTGGACTACAGCCAGCGGCTGCGGGCGGAGTATGCCTATGACGATCCGGAGCGCATCAACTGGCACTTCATTCCTCGTGACCGCAAGGGAATCGGGATGTGGGATCTGGAAGGAGCGGCACTGGAATCGGCCAGTGATCTGGTCCGATCCGGGCTGACCGCTGCCGGATATGAAAAAACACTTCAGGTCCGCAGTCTGGAGGAAGTTTTGTATCTGTTTGAAGGAGGCGACGAAGCGGAACGACGTCTGCATCGGCATCCTCACAAGTATTTCGTCACAATCTTCGGCAAGCCCGGCGGCAGCGACGTCTGGGGCTGGCGGTTTGAAGGCCACCATCTGTCACTGAACTACAGTGTGAAGGAAGGCAGGATTGTCAGCAGTACTCCGGAATTCTTCGGAGCCAACCCCGGTCTGATTGACGCCGGTCCCGGCCGGGCTCTTCGCGTTCTGGGCGAACGCGAGAACATTGCGCGGTCGATCCTGAAGGCGGCTCCTGCGGATCAGCAGTCGAAGATCTGGCTCTCGAAGGAAGCTCCCGGCGACATTCGCGGAGGCGGCGTTCCTCAGCCGGTCATCGACGAAGCGAAGGGCGTTCGTTACGCCGACATGACGCCCGAGCAACAGCAACTGCTGAAGGAACTGCTGGCGGAATACCTCAAAGCCATGCCCGCCGCTGTTGTCAAAGAGCGGATGGCGGCGATTACTCAAGCCGGCATGGACGACATCCGCTTCGGCTGGTGGGGTGGTTCTGAAGTCAACGAACCACACCACTACGTTGTTCAGGGCAGCACCTTTATCATCGAGTACAACAACACTCAGAATTCCGCGAATCACGTTCACGCGATCTGGCGAAATCTCGGCGGCGACTTCAATCTTCCTGCCGGACAGTGA
- a CDS encoding histidine triad nucleotide-binding protein, with protein sequence MTIFSKIINREIPADIVYEDELCLAFRDVSPQAPTHVLLIPKKPLESLDSLDDGDRDLAAHLMMTVPRVARQLEITDGYRTVINTGRDGGQTVFHLHIHILGGRPLTWPPG encoded by the coding sequence GTGACCATTTTCTCGAAGATCATCAATCGCGAAATCCCCGCGGACATCGTTTACGAAGATGAGCTGTGCCTGGCGTTTCGGGATGTCTCGCCGCAGGCTCCGACCCACGTCCTGCTGATTCCAAAGAAACCGCTCGAATCGCTGGATTCGCTGGATGACGGCGACCGGGACCTGGCGGCTCACCTGATGATGACCGTGCCCCGCGTTGCCAGGCAACTGGAGATTACCGACGGCTACCGGACGGTCATCAACACCGGTCGCGACGGCGGCCAGACTGTATTTCATCTGCACATCCATATTCTGGGCGGTCGGCCTCTGACCTGGCCACCGGGGTGA
- a CDS encoding 5-formyltetrahydrofolate cyclo-ligase has protein sequence MTQLAVQELKNELRRQAHANRNAQPNKDELSRRIVGAFMALPEYATARTVMFYVDVRSEVRTRHDLELALQSGKKIVVPWCNDDGELELFHLVSMDELEIGMYSILEPRKDLRHLPEKQVPVQELDLIMVPGVGFDIRGGRMGHGKGYYDKLLEHARPDTPLIALAFECQMFEEIPVAGHDVFMDKIVTEERVYSCRGRKG, from the coding sequence ATGACGCAACTTGCCGTCCAGGAACTCAAGAACGAACTGCGCCGGCAGGCGCATGCCAACCGGAACGCTCAGCCGAACAAGGACGAACTCAGCCGTCGCATCGTCGGAGCGTTCATGGCGCTGCCGGAGTACGCGACGGCTCGGACGGTGATGTTCTACGTCGACGTTCGCAGCGAAGTCCGCACTCGGCACGACCTGGAACTCGCGCTGCAGTCAGGGAAGAAGATCGTCGTTCCGTGGTGCAACGACGACGGCGAACTGGAACTGTTTCACCTTGTCAGCATGGACGAACTGGAAATCGGCATGTACTCCATCCTGGAACCGCGAAAGGACCTGCGGCATCTGCCGGAAAAGCAGGTGCCGGTCCAGGAACTGGATCTTATCATGGTGCCCGGTGTCGGCTTCGATATCCGCGGCGGCCGGATGGGACACGGCAAGGGCTACTACGACAAGCTGCTCGAACACGCGCGACCCGATACGCCGCTGATCGCACTGGCGTTTGAATGCCAGATGTTCGAAGAAATCCCGGTCGCCGGCCATGACGTCTTCATGGATAAGATTGTCACCGAAGAACGCGTCTATTCCTGCCGGGGCCGAAAGGGCTGA
- the fhcD gene encoding formylmethanofuran--tetrahydromethanopterin N-formyltransferase translates to MPVEIEDTYAEAFRSLFSEFLITARDRKWLDHAISAATGHASSTIMCDCEAGLDRYVGPGGDESVPTPDGRPGAICQLHVPRFWKHRESALEKALLARVSQNVLTCPTTRCFAPNAAADDANSFRLGRKLAYFGDGFEETQQRFGREMWVVPTMGGDFCIDRRFPFFDGVMGGNLWFVADSEGASLLAAEKAVEACQAVPGVITPFPGGVAASGSKAGSRYSFLFASTNDPFCPTLAGRNGVTTQLPSHAKSVMELIVNGRDLKTVSEATQAAITAASDVDGLLKITAGNYGGRLGKSWVWLLPDLHRDESGSSP, encoded by the coding sequence ATGCCCGTCGAAATCGAAGACACGTACGCGGAAGCCTTTCGCAGTCTTTTTTCCGAGTTCCTGATCACGGCTCGCGATCGGAAGTGGCTGGATCATGCGATCAGCGCCGCAACGGGGCACGCATCGTCGACAATCATGTGCGACTGCGAAGCCGGCCTGGATCGGTACGTCGGTCCCGGCGGTGACGAAAGCGTTCCGACTCCGGATGGTCGGCCGGGAGCGATCTGCCAGCTTCACGTACCGCGGTTCTGGAAGCATCGCGAATCCGCTCTTGAAAAGGCACTGCTGGCCCGTGTCAGCCAGAACGTTCTGACCTGCCCGACGACGCGATGCTTTGCTCCGAATGCTGCCGCGGACGATGCGAATTCGTTTCGGCTTGGCCGCAAGCTGGCGTATTTCGGCGACGGATTCGAAGAAACTCAGCAGCGATTCGGCCGCGAAATGTGGGTGGTGCCGACGATGGGCGGTGACTTCTGCATCGATCGTCGCTTCCCGTTTTTCGACGGCGTGATGGGCGGCAATCTGTGGTTTGTCGCGGACAGCGAAGGCGCCTCTCTGCTGGCCGCGGAGAAAGCCGTCGAAGCGTGCCAAGCAGTTCCGGGAGTGATCACGCCGTTTCCTGGCGGTGTCGCCGCCAGTGGTTCAAAGGCCGGCAGCCGCTACAGTTTTCTGTTCGCCAGTACGAACGATCCGTTCTGTCCCACGCTGGCCGGACGAAATGGCGTCACGACGCAACTGCCCTCCCATGCAAAAAGCGTTATGGAGCTGATTGTCAACGGACGCGATCTGAAGACAGTGTCAGAAGCGACTCAGGCAGCCATTACCGCAGCGTCGGACGTTGACGGGCTGCTGAAAATCACAGCCGGAAACTACGGCGGTCGACTTGGCAAAAGCTGGGTCTGGCTGCTGCCCGATCTGCATCGCGACGAGTCCGGATCGTCTCCATGA
- a CDS encoding (2Fe-2S)-binding protein: MKPDDKLCYCFHITQRKVMNFARIHQPRVPSQLSECGGAGTGCGWCVPFLKRCFDAARAEQGDVDIDLTPDQYAQMRADYVRRGQGSPPPGATPLPSDSE; this comes from the coding sequence ATGAAGCCTGACGACAAGCTGTGCTATTGCTTTCACATCACCCAGCGCAAGGTGATGAACTTTGCCCGAATTCACCAACCGCGGGTTCCCAGTCAGCTAAGTGAATGCGGCGGCGCCGGTACCGGCTGCGGATGGTGTGTGCCATTTTTGAAACGATGCTTCGATGCAGCGAGGGCAGAGCAGGGTGACGTCGACATCGATCTGACGCCGGACCAGTATGCTCAAATGCGAGCCGACTACGTGCGTCGCGGTCAGGGCAGTCCGCCCCCCGGCGCGACTCCGCTTCCGTCAGATTCAGAATGA